One region of Erythrolamprus reginae isolate rEryReg1 chromosome 8, rEryReg1.hap1, whole genome shotgun sequence genomic DNA includes:
- the ST6GALNAC6 gene encoding alpha-N-acetylgalactosaminide alpha-2,6-sialyltransferase 6 — protein sequence MKNHQSPHAVVVVILFALFMLLIIYNSNSRNEGPHYASRAKTPLPASLRKWGVKSEYLPVPGGKVLDQHCNQCVLITSSSHLLGTKLGKTIDQSECTIRMNDAPTTGFSEDVGNKTTFRVVAHSSAYRVMKRPQEFINKTPENILIFWGPQLKMQRSIIKLIERVSLRFPNMTAFAVSGRRMHQFDDLFRKETGKDRETTRSWLSTGWFTMVIAVELCDKLHVYGMVPPSYCNNKTPPHRMPYHYYEPKGPDECTTYIHNENSRRGYHHRFITEKRVFGKWANLYNISFSHPDWE from the exons ATGAAAAACCACCAG AGCCCACACGCCGTAGTCGTGGTGATCCTCTTCGCCTTGTTTATGCTGCTGATTATTTACAATTCCAACAGCCGCAATGAAGGGCCCCACTACGCTTCGCGGGCCAAGACTCCGCTGCCCGCCAGCCTCAGGAAGTGGGGGGTGAAAAGCGAATACCTGCCTGTCCCCGGAGGGAAG GTCTTGGATCAGCACTGCAACCAGTGTGTCCTCATCACCAGCTCCAGTCACCTCCTGGGCACCAAACTGGGCAAAACCATCGACCAGTCCGAATGTACCATCCGCATGAACGACGCGCCCACCACGGGCTTCTCGGAGGACGTGGGGAACAAGACCACCTTCCGGGTCGTGGCTCACTCCAGCGCCTACCGAGTCATGAAGAGGCCGCAGGAATTCATCAACAAGACCCCCGAGAACATCTTGATTTTCTGGGGGCCGCAGCTCAAGATGCAGAGGAGCATTATCAAGCTCATCGAACGGGTCAGCCTCCGTTTCCCCAACATGACGGCTTTCGCGGTTTCGGGGAGGCGCATGCACCAGTTTGACGATTTGTTCCGAAAAGAGACAGGCAAGGACAG GGAGACCACACGGTCCTGGCTGAGCACTGGATGGTTTACCATGGTGATCGCGGTGGAGTTGTGTGACAAACTCCACGTTTACGGGATGGTGCCTCCCAGCTACTGCAA CAATAAAACCCCTCCACACCGGATGCCCTACCACTATTACGAACCCAAAGGGCCGGACGAATGCACCACTTATATCCACAACGAGAACAGCCGCAGAGGATACCATCACCGGTTCATCACCGAGAAGCGGGTTTTCGGCAAATGGGCTAATCTCTACAACATCAGTTTCTCCCACCCTGATTGGGAATAA